One part of the Prunus persica cultivar Lovell chromosome G5, Prunus_persica_NCBIv2, whole genome shotgun sequence genome encodes these proteins:
- the LOC18776245 gene encoding isoflavone reductase homolog, with product MEKSKVLVVGGTGYLGRRIVSASLSQGHPTYVLQRPEIGLDIDKLQMLLAFKKQGAHLVEGSFSDLESLVRAVKLVDVVICPISGVHIRSHNILLQLQLVEAIKRAGNIKRFLPSEFGLDPPRMGHALEPGRVTFDDKMVVRKAIQDAKIPFTYVCGAGVAGYFAGNLSQMGTLIPPKEKVLIYGDGNAKVSIVDEDNIAAYTIKTIDDPRTLNKTLYLRPPENELSQKQLVEMWENLIGKKLEHISISEEDFLASMKGMDYAGQVGAGHFYHMFYEGVLTNFEIGEEGEEASKLYPEVKYTRMNEYLKIYV from the exons ATGGAAAAGAGCAAGGTGCTTGTGGTTGGTGGTACTGGGTACCTGGGGCGTAGGATTGTTTCTGCAAGCCTATCCCAAGGCCACCCAACGTATGTTCTTCAAAGGCCAGAGATTGGCCTTGACATTGATAAGCTCCAAATGCTCTTGGCATTCAAGAAGCAAGGGGCTCACCTTGTGGAGGGCTCATTTTCTGATCTGGAAAGCCTTGTCCGTGCTGTCAAGCTTGTTGATGTTGTCATCTGCCCCATATCTGGGGTACATATTCGGAGTCACAACATTTTGCTGCAGCTCCAACTTGTTGAAGCTATCAAAAGAGCCGGAAATATTAAG CGTTTTTTACCTTCAGAGTTTGGTCTAGATCCACCACGTATGGGACATGCACTTGAACCTGGAAGAGTTACATTTGATGATAAAATGGTAGTGAGAAAGGCAATACAAGATGCTAAAATCCCCTTCACTTATGTATGTGGTGCCGGCGTCGCTGGTTATTTCGCTGGCAACCTTTCACAGATGGGGACACTCATTCCTCCAAAGGAGAAAGTTCTTATTTATGGAGATGGTAACGCGAAAG TATCTATAGTGGATGAAGATAACATCGCAGCATATACAATCAAAACAATAGATGATCCGCGAACATTGAACAAAACATTATACCTTCGTCCACCCGAAAACGAACTCAGTCAAAAACAATTGGTCGAGATGTGGGAGAACCTCATAGGCAAGAAACTAGAACATATCTCCATTTCAGAAGAAGACTTCCTTGCCTCTATGAAAG GTATGGACTATGCAGGCCAGGTAGGAGCGGGGCATTTCTACCACATGTTCTATGAAGGCGTTCTGACAAACTTTGAAATcggggaagaaggagaagaagcttCAAAGCTTTACCCAGAAGTGAAATACACTCGCATGAATGAATACTTAAAAATTTATGTatga